In Nicotiana tabacum cultivar K326 chromosome 17, ASM71507v2, whole genome shotgun sequence, one DNA window encodes the following:
- the LOC107786841 gene encoding CASP-like protein 5C1: MDEVPGALGTSASLALRLGQSLFSVASLLFMCLDVAFYSYTSFCFLVTVMGLVISWSLTLAMVDAFSVFIKRPSRQPGIISVVVLGDWVLSFLSLAASCSTASAADLLIRSGSPFCDGNICSRYQLSAAMAFLSWFLSLASSLFNLWLLPIL, encoded by the exons ATGGACGAAGTTCCAGGGGCTTTGGGGACAAGTGCTAGTTTGGCTTTGAGATTAGGACAGTCTCTCTTCTCTGTTGCTTCACTTCTTTTCATGTGTTTGGATGTTGCTTTCTATAGCTATACTTCTTTCTG CTTTTTGGTGACAGTGATGGGTTTGGTTATATCATGGAGCTTGACACTAGCAATGGTGGATGCATTCTCGGTTTTTATTAAACGCCCATCTCGTCAGCCTGGGATAATCTCAGTTGTTGTATTAGGGGATTGG GTCCTTTCGTTTCTGTCACTAGCTGCATCATGTTCAACGGCTAGTGCAGCTGACCTCCTGATTCGTTCTGGTAGCCCATTCTGCGATGGGAATATATGCAGCCGATATCAACTCTCTGCTGCCATGGCTTTCTTGTCTTGGTTTCTGTCATTGGCGTCTTCCCTCTTCAATCTTTGGCTTCTTCCCATCTTATAG
- the LOC107786842 gene encoding oxygen-evolving enhancer protein 1, chloroplastic-like — translation MAASLQAAATLMQPTKVGVVSARNNLQLRSSQSVSKAFGVEPAAAKLTCSLQSDLKDLAQKCTDAAKIAGFALATSALVISGANAEGVPKRLTYDEIQSKTYMEVKGTGTANQCPTIDGGVESFAFKPGKYNAKKFCLEPTSFTVKAESVSKNAPPEFQKTKLMTRLTYTLDEIEGPFEVSPDGTVKFEEKDGIDYAAVTVQLPGGERVPFLFTIKQLVASGKPDSFSGEFLVPSYRGSSFLDPKGRGGSTGYDNAVALPAGGRGDEEELQKENVKNTSSSTGKITLSVTQSKPETGEVIGVFESIQPSDTDLGAKVPKDVKIQGIWYAQLD, via the exons atggcAGCCTCTTTACAAGCAGCTGCTACTCTTATGCAACCAACAAAGGTTGGTGTTGTCTCAGCCAGAAACAACTTGCAGTTGAGGTCATCTCAAAGTGTGAGCAAGGCATTTGGTGTTGAACCAGCTGCTGCTAAGCTGACTTGCTCTTTGCAATCTGATCTTAAAGATTTGGCTCAAAAGTGCACTGATGCTGCTAAGATTGCTGGATTTGCTCTTGCCACTTCTGCCCTTGTTATCTCA GGAGCAAATGCTGAAGGAGTTCCTAAGCGTCTAACCTATGACGAAATCCAGAGCAAGACATACATGGAAGTAAAAGGAACTGGAACTGCCAACCAATGCCCAACAATAGATGGAGGTGTTGAGAGCTTTGCCTTCAAGCCAGGCAAATACAATGCCAAGAAGTTCTGCTTAGAGCCCACTTCATTCACCGTCAAGGCAGAGAGCGTAAGCAAGAATGCACCCCCAGAATTCCAAAAAACCAAGCTAATGACGCGCTTAACCTACACTCTTGATGAGATTGAAGGACCCTTTGAAGTATCTCCTGATGGTACCGTTAAGTTTGAGGAGAAAGACGGAATTGATTATGCTGCTGTTACAGTTCAGCTTCCTGGTGGTGAGCGCGTTCCCTTCCTCTTCACAATCAAACAGCTCGTGGCATCTGGAAAGCCCGACAGCTTTAGTGGAGAGTTCCTTGTGCCGTCATACAGAGGATCATCATTCCTTGACCCAAAGGGAAGGGGTGGATCTACTGGTTACGATAATGCTGTTGCATTGCCAGCTGGAGGGAGAGGAGACGAGGAGGAGCTCCAGAAGGAGAACGTAAAGAACACTTCGTCTTCAACAGGAAAGATCACACTGAGTGTTACACAGAGCAAGCCAGAGACTGGTGAGGTGATTGGAGTGTTTGAGAGCATTCAGCCATCTGATACTGATTTGGGGGCAAAGGTACCTAAGGATGTAAAAATCCAGGGTATCTGGTATGCTCAACTTGACTAA